The following proteins are encoded in a genomic region of Dyadobacter sp. UC 10:
- a CDS encoding VOC family protein produces MENDWKSLFTGVDHPAVAADDVEVLADWYCETLGYERYFKHPKPIWMLKALDGTLLEIMPKDHTLRQERTTWTPGWSHVAFRVTDITAAIQYLDSKDIKWGGEVMDAIGGGKVRNCFDGEGNMIQVLERVF; encoded by the coding sequence ATGGAAAACGATTGGAAATCCCTTTTTACGGGCGTTGATCACCCGGCGGTAGCAGCTGACGATGTAGAAGTATTGGCAGACTGGTACTGCGAAACGCTGGGTTATGAACGGTATTTTAAACATCCTAAACCGATCTGGATGCTCAAAGCACTTGACGGTACCTTGCTGGAAATCATGCCAAAAGACCATACGCTCCGCCAGGAACGCACCACCTGGACACCCGGCTGGTCACACGTCGCATTCCGCGTTACGGACATTACCGCCGCCATTCAGTACCTCGATTCCAAAGACATCAAATGGGGCGGAGAGGTCATGGATGCAATCGGCGGCGGAAAAGTGAGGAATTGTTTCGATGGGGAAGGGAATATGATTCAGGTGTTGGAAAGGGTTTTTTAG